One Tolypothrix bouteillei VB521301 DNA window includes the following coding sequences:
- a CDS encoding pentapeptide repeat-containing protein: MPINADEVLERYASGERNFHGVDLSGVDLSGKSLQGIQLRKANLSGVDLSETDLSRADLSQTDLNHAKMQGIYLNGAILCEANLIEADLSAAVLDGAMLEGAILDRAILTQASLSHADLSRSSLADADLSGANLSEAILDGAVLDGAILNDANLNQADLVVAELHQASLNEATLKEANLSGAELDEADLSGAELVVANLTHASLSEADLHDANLSGANLEKANLDKTVLNAEEND, encoded by the coding sequence ATGCCCATAAATGCTGATGAAGTTCTCGAACGTTATGCTTCTGGAGAACGCAATTTTCATGGAGTTGACTTAAGTGGAGTAGATTTGAGTGGAAAAAGTTTACAAGGCATTCAATTGCGAAAAGCTAATTTGAGTGGGGTTGACTTAAGCGAGACAGACTTAAGTCGAGCCGATTTGAGCCAAACTGACTTAAATCATGCCAAAATGCAAGGTATTTATTTGAATGGCGCTATCTTGTGTGAAGCTAACCTGATTGAAGCAGATTTGAGTGCTGCCGTTCTAGATGGAGCAATGCTGGAGGGAGCAATCTTAGACAGGGCAATACTCACTCAAGCAAGCCTCAGTCACGCGGACTTAAGTCGATCTTCTTTGGCAGATGCAGATTTAAGTGGAGCAAATTTGAGTGAAGCAATTTTGGATGGAGCCGTTTTAGATGGGGCGATCTTGAATGACGCAAATCTCAACCAAGCGGACTTAGTCGTAGCAGAGTTACACCAAGCTTCTTTAAATGAAGCAACTCTGAAGGAAGCTAACTTAAGTGGTGCGGAGCTCGATGAGGCAGATTTATCTGGTGCAGAGCTTGTTGTAGCAAATCTGACTCATGCTTCTTTAAGTGAAGCAGACCTTCATGACGCTAACCTCAGTGGCGCTAATCTGGAGAAGGCTAATTTGGATAAAACAGTATTAAACGCAGAGGAAAATGACTAG
- a CDS encoding type II toxin-antitoxin system RelE family toxin — MTQAVRERVLSKIHWLAENFEQVNPQPLTSDLSGFFKLELAITE, encoded by the coding sequence TTGACTCAAGCTGTCCGGGAGCGAGTTCTTAGCAAGATTCATTGGTTGGCAGAGAATTTCGAGCAAGTTAACCCGCAGCCTTTAACATCCGATCTATCGGGTTTCTTTAAGTTGGAGTTGGCGATTACCGAGTGA
- a CDS encoding class I SAM-dependent methyltransferase, with the protein MEKKPSKFTELSLTKHQDYTEIETIVATRFNRQYQNEASELPEEVKSMPIYQEWVTGILNAKIASPFWEIQLPRKNQRCLDIGCGVSFLIYPWREWEALFSGQEISTVARDVLNSRGPQLNSKLFKGVALGSARQLQYDNAQFDLAIATGWSCYYPLDYWLGVMEEVKRVLKGGGYFVFDVLNPEKPLALDWAVLETYLGAEVFLESMEAWKGAISSVGAKVDKQLEGELFDLYKVHFP; encoded by the coding sequence ATGGAAAAGAAACCGTCTAAATTTACTGAGCTTTCCCTAACAAAACATCAAGACTATACTGAAATCGAAACAATTGTTGCCACTCGCTTCAATCGACAATATCAAAATGAAGCTTCAGAACTCCCAGAAGAAGTCAAATCTATGCCGATTTATCAAGAATGGGTAACGGGAATTTTGAATGCAAAAATTGCTTCTCCTTTTTGGGAAATACAGCTTCCTCGCAAGAATCAGCGCTGTTTGGATATTGGTTGTGGTGTTAGCTTTTTAATTTATCCTTGGCGGGAGTGGGAAGCTCTTTTTTCCGGTCAAGAAATCAGCACGGTAGCACGAGATGTTTTGAATAGTCGCGGTCCTCAACTCAATTCCAAGCTATTTAAAGGTGTTGCTTTAGGAAGTGCTCGTCAATTGCAATACGATAACGCTCAATTTGACCTTGCGATCGCAACAGGTTGGAGTTGCTACTATCCCCTTGATTACTGGTTGGGCGTAATGGAGGAAGTTAAGAGAGTCTTGAAAGGGGGAGGATATTTTGTTTTTGATGTTCTCAATCCGGAAAAACCGTTAGCTTTGGATTGGGCTGTTCTAGAAACATATTTAGGTGCAGAGGTTTTTCTAGAATCAATGGAAGCTTGGAAAGGTGCGATCTCATCTGTCGGTGCTAAGGTCGATAAACAGTTGGAAGGGGAGTTGTTTGACTTATACAAAGTGCATTTTCCATAG
- a CDS encoding DUF6745 domain-containing protein: MSPNKIEKLTPEQEALIPVYREKWRSILLSTERIDREKAAAAVQEAYALIGLSAPEIIFYNSPNEAWKKPWNWYAISEKFYLEDSDALLREVTNQLEDEVESKLYTEIAQQLQNLWREMDFKLCWDIDIRDDFCVQFNWTTPVDLANNLSVIDFCYSVLNISPSQNQWSVCQRLAQNCGWIFHSEGLCGICDRPTKLSFDQQQRLHAEGEPAIQFSDGYSLYSYHGVTLPEKYGKIHPNEWQAQWLLEEKNAELRRALIQGIGYSRLLLELQATELDVYQQYTLLQINHPVDIEPICLLKMTCPSTSFIHVLRVPPNLISAREAIRWVNWGIDPEDIRVQT, from the coding sequence ATGTCACCAAACAAAATTGAAAAACTGACTCCGGAGCAAGAAGCTTTGATTCCTGTTTATCGGGAAAAGTGGAGAAGTATTTTACTTTCAACTGAAAGGATCGATCGAGAAAAAGCAGCAGCAGCAGTACAAGAAGCTTATGCTTTAATCGGTCTATCGGCACCTGAGATTATTTTTTATAATAGTCCTAACGAAGCTTGGAAAAAACCTTGGAATTGGTATGCCATATCTGAGAAATTCTATTTGGAAGATTCAGATGCTCTATTGAGAGAGGTTACAAACCAGCTTGAAGATGAAGTAGAAAGTAAACTATACACTGAGATTGCTCAACAGTTACAAAATCTATGGAGGGAAATGGATTTCAAGCTGTGTTGGGATATAGATATAAGAGACGACTTTTGTGTGCAATTTAACTGGACTACACCTGTAGATTTAGCTAATAACTTAAGTGTTATTGACTTTTGTTATTCTGTCTTAAATATTTCTCCTTCACAAAATCAATGGTCAGTATGTCAGAGGTTAGCTCAAAATTGTGGCTGGATTTTTCATAGTGAAGGACTGTGTGGAATTTGCGATCGCCCTACCAAACTCTCCTTCGACCAACAACAACGGCTTCATGCTGAAGGCGAACCAGCCATTCAATTTAGTGATGGATATAGTCTTTATTCCTATCATGGCGTAACATTACCAGAGAAATATGGCAAAATACATCCAAACGAATGGCAAGCTCAATGGCTTTTAGAAGAAAAGAACGCTGAATTACGACGAGCTTTAATTCAAGGTATCGGCTACTCTCGCCTGCTCTTAGAATTGCAAGCGACAGAGTTAGATGTCTATCAACAATACACTTTACTACAGATAAATCATCCTGTAGATATCGAGCCAATCTGTTTACTAAAGATGACTTGTCCGAGTACAAGCTTTATTCACGTATTACGCGTACCACCTAATCTAATATCAGCACGGGAAGCCATTCGCTGGGTAAATTGGGGAATCGATCCAGAAGATATAAGAGTGCAGACTTGA
- a CDS encoding GAF domain-containing protein — protein MTQTPSSQPHTSETIAKNSRGNSTQNGKPPEFPSGNKRQQWSLKQKAMALALTVSVFPVLAVGTASYLGAQVAHQQSSQAGQSQNAKSELERQRQILLMSTLVTALSAGAIATFFMNRAVRQVLNAAVTSTAVVNRLYREGMSIRDRVGGKDELVALEANLKLIEDQLPELLWKQEVATELSQLLLSVSHRIWGARSEEDVLRTAVEEVREVFKTDRVSVFRFDTNWDGTFVAESVGSGLPKALWSTIHEPCFAAGYVEKYLQGRVRAIDNIYQAGLNDCHIGLLERFAVKANLIAPIITNNQLYGLFIAHQCSGPRSWQQPEIDLFTQLASQIGFALDHARLLEQVDEKADRRQVFIDITRRIRASLHEEDILKTTVEETRKELRSDRVLVFGFDENWYGTVLAESVLPGFPKALRANIKDPCFAEGYVDQYQAGRVQATNNVYEAGLSPCHIGQLEPFAVKANLVAPILKDDKLFGLLIAHQCSAPRNWRQVEIDLFAQVAAQVGFALDHARLVNQIEQAYQAVEASSVQQYHQNEVLQHQVSELLRERQTAIQSIAEEASKQLKCVQAACDRIQVVANLVPAVDATIQQLKLERQEVERVVQTGQETIDRMTSSVITIQQAIVKAAEKIELIDELSQNLSSTVLYVSNTISELNLQAMNVALKATRNSSDQESIALADKVLGSMRQLKGNIEETECFVAKIQVEIQEAFEAIGMGAEQVTAGTQWVEVIQEKFDGITNIDTQMNLLVEEITQATNEQTLAINATEQMILEIASIINDFKNIYGNSLS, from the coding sequence ATGACTCAAACCCCATCCTCTCAACCTCATACCAGTGAAACTATTGCCAAAAATTCTCGTGGCAACTCTACTCAGAATGGTAAGCCACCAGAGTTTCCTTCAGGAAACAAAAGGCAACAATGGAGTTTGAAGCAGAAAGCGATGGCTTTGGCACTTACTGTTAGTGTATTTCCAGTACTGGCAGTCGGTACAGCTAGTTATTTGGGCGCTCAGGTGGCTCACCAGCAAAGCTCCCAAGCAGGACAATCTCAAAATGCAAAATCCGAACTGGAGCGCCAAAGACAAATCTTGCTGATGAGTACTCTCGTAACAGCATTATCGGCAGGTGCGATCGCAACCTTCTTCATGAATCGTGCCGTGCGTCAGGTTCTCAATGCTGCGGTAACCTCTACGGCTGTGGTGAATCGGCTGTATCGAGAAGGGATGAGTATTCGCGATCGCGTAGGTGGAAAAGACGAACTGGTGGCATTAGAAGCCAATTTAAAATTAATAGAAGACCAACTTCCAGAATTACTGTGGAAACAGGAAGTGGCAACCGAACTCTCACAACTGTTACTTAGTGTCAGTCACCGCATTTGGGGAGCGCGTTCTGAAGAAGATGTTTTGAGAACTGCGGTTGAGGAAGTTCGCGAAGTTTTTAAAACTGACCGTGTCAGCGTCTTTCGCTTTGATACAAATTGGGATGGAACTTTTGTGGCAGAATCAGTCGGATCTGGTTTGCCAAAAGCTTTATGGTCAACAATACACGAACCCTGTTTTGCTGCAGGTTACGTAGAAAAATATCTTCAGGGTCGCGTTCGTGCAATTGACAATATTTACCAAGCAGGTCTAAATGATTGCCATATTGGTCTACTAGAACGATTTGCGGTGAAGGCAAATCTTATTGCTCCAATTATTACAAACAACCAATTATACGGTTTATTTATCGCCCATCAGTGTTCCGGTCCTCGTTCGTGGCAGCAGCCTGAGATTGATTTATTTACTCAGCTAGCGTCCCAGATTGGATTTGCGCTTGACCATGCTAGGTTGTTAGAGCAAGTGGATGAAAAAGCGGATCGGCGTCAAGTCTTTATCGACATTACCCGACGCATTCGTGCATCCTTGCATGAGGAAGATATTCTCAAAACTACCGTAGAAGAAACTCGCAAGGAACTGAGAAGCGATCGAGTGCTCGTGTTTGGTTTTGATGAAAACTGGTACGGAACTGTCCTTGCTGAATCAGTGCTTCCTGGGTTTCCAAAGGCATTGCGAGCGAATATTAAAGACCCTTGTTTTGCAGAGGGATACGTAGACCAATATCAAGCAGGACGGGTTCAAGCAACCAACAATGTTTATGAAGCGGGTTTGAGTCCCTGTCATATCGGTCAACTAGAACCATTTGCGGTGAAGGCAAATTTAGTAGCTCCTATTCTCAAAGACGATAAGTTATTTGGTTTATTGATTGCCCATCAATGCTCTGCACCCCGTAATTGGCGACAGGTAGAAATTGATTTATTTGCTCAAGTCGCTGCACAAGTAGGGTTTGCTCTCGATCATGCTCGATTGGTGAATCAGATAGAGCAAGCATACCAAGCAGTTGAAGCAAGCTCTGTTCAGCAGTATCACCAAAATGAAGTGCTTCAGCATCAGGTATCAGAACTGCTAAGAGAGCGACAAACAGCGATTCAGAGTATAGCAGAAGAAGCCTCAAAACAATTGAAGTGTGTCCAAGCTGCTTGCGATCGCATTCAGGTTGTGGCTAATTTAGTTCCCGCAGTTGATGCAACTATTCAACAACTGAAACTCGAAAGACAGGAAGTTGAACGTGTTGTACAAACGGGTCAAGAAACTATCGATCGCATGACCAGTAGTGTTATTACGATCCAACAAGCCATTGTAAAAGCTGCTGAAAAAATTGAACTTATAGATGAGTTATCGCAAAACCTATCCTCAACCGTGCTGTATGTCAGCAATACCATTTCCGAACTGAATCTTCAAGCTATGAATGTTGCACTTAAAGCAACTCGAAACAGTAGCGACCAAGAGAGTATTGCACTAGCAGATAAAGTTTTAGGTTCGATGCGACAGTTGAAAGGGAATATAGAAGAAACGGAATGCTTTGTGGCAAAAATTCAGGTAGAGATCCAAGAGGCATTTGAAGCTATTGGGATGGGAGCAGAGCAAGTCACAGCAGGAACTCAATGGGTAGAGGTCATTCAAGAAAAATTCGATGGGATTACAAATATCGATACTCAAATGAACTTGCTTGTAGAGGAAATTACTCAAGCTACAAACGAGCAAACACTAGCTATTAATGCTACCGAGCAAATGATTCTGGAAATTGCAAGTATTATTAATGATTTTAAAAATATTTATGGCAATAGTTTAAGTTAG
- a CDS encoding Uma2 family endonuclease produces MRSTTTEKIRWTIADLELFPDDGKRYEIIDGELFVTRAPHWKHQEVCVKIGTQLEIWSTQTGLGKVAFAPGIIFTDADNVIPDVVWVSHERLTELLDEAGYLTGAPELVIEVLSPGEKQEKRDRELKLKLYSVQGVHEYWIFDRERQKVEIYCRENAILKLAATMYKDDNLTSPLLPGFSCTVERLFG; encoded by the coding sequence ATGAGAAGCACAACGACTGAAAAAATACGGTGGACAATTGCCGATCTAGAGCTATTTCCAGATGACGGAAAACGTTATGAAATTATTGATGGAGAATTATTTGTGACTAGAGCGCCTCACTGGAAACATCAAGAGGTATGTGTAAAAATAGGTACACAATTAGAAATTTGGTCAACTCAGACAGGATTGGGAAAAGTTGCCTTTGCACCAGGTATCATTTTTACCGATGCTGACAACGTAATTCCTGATGTGGTTTGGGTAAGTCATGAACGATTGACAGAATTATTAGATGAAGCAGGATATTTGACAGGTGCGCCAGAATTGGTCATTGAGGTATTATCTCCTGGAGAAAAACAGGAAAAGCGAGACCGTGAGTTAAAGTTAAAACTGTACTCAGTTCAAGGAGTGCATGAATATTGGATATTTGACCGCGAAAGGCAAAAGGTGGAGATTTACTGTAGAGAAAATGCTATTTTGAAACTTGCTGCAACCATGTATAAAGACGATAATTTAACCAGTCCTCTTTTGCCAGGATTTAGTTGTACTGTTGAACGTTTGTTCGGATAA
- a CDS encoding HlyD family efflux transporter periplasmic adaptor subunit, translating to MTQLNENHLNGNSRNGHSKNGTNSRNRVKTADRQGSKAFETDAKRYITEEFDQSVVLRQSPFWSRTIMVTLMTLAAFGIGWACVAKIEQVVPATGQLKPEGTVKEIQAPVSGVVKAVYVKNGQKVNPGDLLLQFDALTSNGELNSLKKIRAALTQENQIYRRLIEMGSGVAAEMEFLRGNLPKETAFLLKNRANLIAENELLRQEFKNTGGVAGMTTEEQQRLNIAKRELESRASAALLKVEQSRRKLAQNQVQLADAKGNLAIEQQIYSRIKILAEEGAIAQLQYLQQERKVQNSQAEIAQLVQEQQRLQYEIAQGQQETRNTVAVSSKTVLEKIAENKKRIAEIDSQLSRVLLDNEKQLAEINSKILQAQTNIKYQELRAPVSGVVFDLQAKNPGFVANTTQKLLTIVPNDSFVAEAFITNKDIGFVKEGMKVDVRLDSFPYNEFGDIKGELVWVGSDALPPDETHQYYRFPIKIRLAKQNLDVKGRTISLQSGMSVTANVKVREERTVMSLLTDMFTNEVESLKQVR from the coding sequence ATGACTCAACTCAATGAAAATCATTTAAATGGCAATAGCCGTAACGGTCACTCAAAGAATGGAACTAACTCTCGAAATCGGGTAAAGACAGCTGACCGCCAAGGCTCGAAAGCATTTGAGACAGATGCTAAAAGATACATTACTGAAGAATTTGACCAATCAGTTGTCTTGCGCCAATCACCATTTTGGTCGCGTACCATTATGGTAACGTTGATGACATTAGCTGCCTTTGGAATTGGTTGGGCTTGCGTTGCTAAAATTGAGCAAGTTGTACCTGCAACAGGTCAATTAAAACCAGAAGGAACTGTCAAAGAAATTCAAGCCCCCGTTAGTGGTGTTGTCAAGGCAGTTTATGTGAAAAACGGACAAAAAGTTAATCCTGGGGATTTGCTACTACAGTTTGATGCTTTGACTTCCAATGGTGAGTTAAATTCATTAAAGAAAATTCGAGCGGCGTTAACTCAAGAAAACCAGATTTACCGCCGCTTAATAGAAATGGGTTCTGGTGTGGCAGCAGAAATGGAATTTTTGCGAGGGAATTTGCCTAAAGAAACAGCGTTTCTATTGAAAAATCGGGCAAATTTAATAGCAGAAAACGAACTGTTACGACAAGAGTTTAAAAATACGGGTGGCGTTGCGGGGATGACAACGGAAGAACAGCAACGTTTAAATATTGCTAAAAGGGAATTAGAATCTCGTGCATCTGCGGCGTTATTGAAGGTTGAGCAAAGCCGGAGAAAATTGGCTCAAAATCAAGTTCAATTGGCAGATGCTAAAGGGAATTTGGCTATCGAACAGCAAATTTACAGTAGGATCAAGATTTTGGCAGAAGAAGGTGCGATCGCACAGCTACAATATCTCCAACAAGAAAGAAAAGTCCAAAACTCACAAGCAGAAATAGCACAACTTGTTCAAGAACAGCAACGACTGCAATATGAAATTGCTCAGGGGCAACAAGAGACAAGAAATACAGTTGCTGTTTCTAGCAAAACAGTTTTAGAAAAGATAGCAGAAAACAAAAAGCGGATTGCAGAAATTGATAGTCAATTATCAAGAGTGTTGCTCGACAATGAGAAGCAATTGGCTGAAATTAATAGTAAAATTCTCCAAGCGCAAACCAATATAAAATATCAAGAATTACGTGCGCCCGTATCGGGAGTTGTTTTTGACTTACAAGCAAAAAATCCAGGTTTTGTAGCTAATACAACTCAAAAGTTACTGACAATTGTACCAAATGATAGCTTTGTAGCAGAGGCATTTATTACTAACAAAGATATTGGTTTTGTCAAAGAAGGGATGAAAGTTGATGTTAGGCTTGATTCCTTCCCATACAACGAGTTTGGCGATATTAAGGGAGAATTGGTTTGGGTTGGTTCAGATGCATTACCTCCCGATGAAACACATCAATACTATCGTTTTCCCATTAAAATTCGTTTGGCAAAACAAAATTTAGATGTTAAAGGTAGGACTATTTCCTTGCAATCGGGTATGTCTGTGACTGCTAATGTCAAAGTACGTGAAGAACGCACAGTTATGAGTTTGTTAACTGATATGTTCACTAATGAGGTGGAAAGTTTAAAACAGGTTCGTTAA
- a CDS encoding phosphate/phosphite/phosphonate ABC transporter substrate-binding protein: MSVRKKGLLGVGAAFLATTGLVAGSFGSWQAVANSKPERKQETLLAQTAQKSLTVIFPSRSDSTDLQTKANAVAAFLSKEVGMPVEALVGDDTAAVEALRGNKADIAFLSSRPALKAEQLANARLYLAEVRPTYSGKYTYNSVFVVPKDSSLKTLTSGKATLEQLRGKKMAFTSPTSGSGFIFPVGEMVKQKLVPNRDRLDTFFSQVSYGGNYSKALQAVLRGQADVAAVSEYALNAPYITEAEKNQLRVLYKISGVPAHGVAIDDDVPAPIREKIITAMLKLNEPQNNQILRNLYNSTELVKVNHEAHLKPIREALKNAGVEP, from the coding sequence ATGAGTGTGAGGAAAAAGGGTTTGCTAGGAGTTGGTGCAGCATTCCTAGCTACAACTGGTCTAGTGGCAGGTAGCTTTGGCAGTTGGCAAGCAGTTGCTAACTCAAAGCCCGAGCGCAAGCAAGAAACTCTACTTGCTCAAACAGCACAAAAGTCTTTAACAGTTATATTTCCCAGTAGATCTGATTCCACAGACTTGCAAACTAAAGCGAATGCTGTGGCAGCATTTCTATCAAAAGAAGTAGGAATGCCTGTTGAGGCTCTTGTTGGAGATGATACTGCAGCAGTAGAAGCTTTGAGAGGAAACAAGGCAGATATCGCTTTCTTGAGCAGCCGTCCTGCTTTAAAAGCCGAGCAATTAGCAAATGCTCGCTTGTATCTAGCTGAGGTACGCCCGACTTATTCTGGAAAATACACTTATAACTCAGTATTCGTTGTTCCCAAAGATAGCTCTTTGAAAACTTTGACTTCAGGTAAAGCCACCCTAGAACAACTGCGCGGTAAGAAAATGGCTTTTACCTCACCCACTTCCGGTTCGGGTTTTATTTTCCCTGTGGGTGAGATGGTCAAGCAAAAACTAGTCCCGAATCGCGATCGCCTCGACACTTTCTTCAGTCAGGTTAGCTACGGTGGTAATTACAGCAAAGCCCTGCAAGCCGTTTTACGCGGTCAAGCTGATGTAGCCGCAGTATCAGAGTATGCTCTGAATGCTCCGTATATTACAGAGGCTGAAAAAAATCAACTTCGAGTTCTGTACAAAATTTCTGGAGTTCCAGCACACGGCGTAGCTATTGATGATGATGTTCCCGCACCTATAAGAGAAAAAATCATCACTGCTATGCTCAAACTGAACGAGCCACAGAACAACCAGATACTACGCAACCTCTACAACTCCACAGAATTAGTCAAAGTCAATCACGAAGCTCACTTAAAACCAATTCGTGAAGCCCTCAAGAATGCAGGAGTTGAACCATAG
- a CDS encoding DUF427 domain-containing protein gives MPRPQRIEPSPGQESVWDYPRPPRLEDTDKHIQIVFNDLTIVDTRGAKRVLETSHPPVYYIPPTDIKMEYLLPLSQSSFCEWKGNAGYYTVRVGDKEAQSAAWFYPNPTPSFASIKDYVAFYAHLMDACYVNGEKVQPQPGNFYGGWITSDIVGPFKGSPGSWGW, from the coding sequence ATGCCTAGACCTCAACGTATTGAACCCAGCCCCGGACAAGAATCAGTATGGGATTATCCACGTCCACCTCGCCTTGAGGACACAGACAAACACATTCAGATTGTTTTTAATGATCTCACTATAGTAGATACTCGCGGTGCCAAACGCGTTTTAGAAACAAGTCACCCTCCTGTGTATTACATCCCACCTACAGACATTAAGATGGAATATTTATTGCCGTTATCTCAATCCAGCTTTTGTGAGTGGAAGGGAAATGCAGGTTATTATACAGTTCGTGTTGGTGATAAAGAAGCTCAGAGTGCTGCATGGTTCTATCCCAACCCTACACCTAGTTTTGCATCAATCAAAGACTATGTAGCTTTTTACGCGCATCTTATGGATGCTTGTTACGTTAATGGAGAGAAAGTACAGCCTCAACCAGGGAATTTTTACGGCGGTTGGATTACAAGTGATATTGTTGGACCTTTTAAAGGTAGCCCTGGTTCTTGGGGATGGTAG
- the phnE gene encoding phosphonate ABC transporter, permease protein PhnE, whose protein sequence is MKNLSRFWKRFSWVSHLLMACIVIIVYGWALQGLKVDFQLLKDSWFHIIDFVSRLFPPNTSWDILYKTAKALVETVQMSVLGTTIGALLSLPIAVASARNVAPVWLRWLANFLQNAVRSVPSIILGLLFVAATGLGPLAGTLALGIYTIGYLAKFYQQAIEAVDPRSIESLQVAGASRLQVAQYGLLPQVLPLMLGYTLWMFEYNIRAASVLGAVGAGGFGFELKSYIDGFEYTKATTMILILCVVVTIIDALSSKLRQRLDSM, encoded by the coding sequence ATGAAAAATCTTTCTCGTTTTTGGAAACGCTTTTCTTGGGTAAGTCACTTACTCATGGCGTGTATTGTTATTATCGTTTATGGTTGGGCGTTGCAAGGTCTGAAAGTTGATTTCCAACTCCTAAAAGATAGCTGGTTCCACATCATTGATTTTGTTTCGCGGTTATTTCCCCCAAATACCAGTTGGGATATTTTATATAAAACAGCTAAAGCACTGGTAGAAACTGTACAGATGTCTGTTTTGGGAACTACGATTGGAGCATTACTTTCTTTACCCATTGCTGTTGCGAGTGCTCGTAATGTAGCTCCTGTATGGCTGCGATGGTTGGCTAATTTTCTACAAAATGCTGTTCGTTCTGTTCCTTCAATTATTCTTGGTTTGTTATTTGTAGCTGCAACCGGGCTAGGTCCACTTGCAGGAACTCTAGCTTTGGGAATTTATACTATTGGTTATTTGGCAAAATTTTATCAACAAGCAATTGAAGCTGTCGATCCCCGTTCTATAGAATCTTTACAAGTTGCAGGTGCGTCTCGGTTACAAGTTGCTCAATATGGTTTGTTACCTCAAGTGCTGCCTTTAATGTTAGGTTATACCTTATGGATGTTTGAGTATAATATCCGAGCAGCATCAGTTCTGGGTGCAGTTGGTGCAGGTGGTTTTGGTTTTGAATTAAAGAGTTATATTGACGGTTTTGAGTATACCAAGGCAACCACCATGATATTAATATTATGCGTTGTCGTTACTATAATCGACGCTCTTAGTAGCAAATTGCGTCAGCGATTGGATTCAATGTAG
- a CDS encoding HNH endonuclease: protein MKEIVAEKSFGSLKTKTKNDVSETQSKEFSRETKSAAYIRDVLPGFPRCKICDAYLPSRFISIDHKKRKADGGLGTLDNAQLSHPYCNTTFKN, encoded by the coding sequence ATGAAGGAGATAGTTGCGGAAAAGTCTTTTGGCTCTTTAAAAACTAAAACTAAAAACGATGTAAGTGAAACTCAAAGCAAAGAATTTTCACGGGAAACAAAATCAGCAGCTTATATCAGAGATGTCTTACCTGGTTTTCCACGATGTAAAATCTGTGATGCCTACCTTCCCAGCCGCTTTATCTCTATAGACCATAAAAAAAGAAAAGCAGATGGTGGCTTAGGTACTTTAGACAATGCACAATTGAGTCATCCATATTGTAATACGACATTCAAAAATTGA
- a CDS encoding phosphonate ABC transporter ATP-binding protein has product MTKSIIHCQNVETVYSTTLERPILNRVNFEINRGEFVVLLGLNGAGKSTLLRSLVGLVPISRGTIHVNGVPLNSRTLPTIRRNVAMLFQGGGLIRQLSAIENVLCGRLGVRTTWQTLFGFPKSDRRQALELLEQLGLKEQAYQKTGHLSGGQQQRVAIARALIQSPEILLADEPITGLDIMASKQVMETLAQLHSKQGMTIVTVLHDLGVAAEYAQRAIILDAGRVIYDGSCDNSLQATFARGNIGN; this is encoded by the coding sequence ATGACTAAATCAATAATTCACTGTCAAAACGTAGAAACAGTCTATTCCACAACTTTGGAACGTCCCATTTTAAATCGGGTTAATTTTGAAATTAATCGCGGTGAATTTGTTGTGTTGTTGGGGCTGAATGGTGCAGGGAAATCGACTTTGTTGCGATCGCTAGTTGGGTTAGTTCCAATTTCACGGGGAACAATTCACGTCAATGGTGTGCCATTAAATTCTCGCACGTTGCCGACTATTCGACGGAACGTGGCGATGTTGTTTCAAGGTGGGGGATTAATTCGCCAGTTATCAGCAATTGAAAATGTACTGTGCGGACGTCTTGGCGTGAGGACAACTTGGCAAACTCTGTTTGGGTTTCCTAAAAGCGATCGCCGTCAAGCATTAGAACTGCTAGAACAGTTAGGGTTGAAGGAACAGGCTTATCAAAAAACTGGTCATTTAAGTGGTGGACAGCAGCAACGAGTCGCAATTGCCAGAGCTTTAATTCAATCGCCAGAGATTCTTTTAGCAGATGAACCAATTACGGGCTTGGATATTATGGCTTCCAAACAAGTTATGGAAACTCTAGCTCAACTCCATTCCAAGCAAGGTATGACAATTGTCACCGTTTTACACGATTTGGGAGTTGCTGCAGAATACGCACAACGAGCTATTATTTTGGATGCTGGACGTGTTATTTATGACGGGAGTTGCGATAACAGTTTGCAGGCTACATTTGCTCGAGGAAATATCGGAAACTAG